The Blastocatellia bacterium sequence GCGCAGATCAAGCTGGCGCTTGATGAGTTGAAGAACGAGGTCGTCGTGCTCGGACGCCAGGTGCGCGACATGCAGGCTTCGATGGATCGCAGCGGCGGACAGATGAATGCGCTGATCAACCAGATCGTTGATAACGTCAACGCCATCCGCCAGGCGCAAAGCCGCGTCGCCGAAGGCAGCGTTTCGGCCATCAATCAAACTAACTCGCTCGGCGAACAGTTGAGCGCCACCAACCAGCGCATCGAGCGGCTCTCCGAGCAGATGGCCGAATTGAAGCGGCTGGTCGAAAACCTGCCGAAGCTGCCGACCATGACGCAGATCACGCCGGGCAACCCCGACCAGCTTTTCGCCGCCGCCTATGGCGATTACTCGCGTGGCAATTACGACCTCGCCATTAGTGAATTCCGCCAGTATGTCGAGACCTATCCGACCAGCGAGATGGCCGATAACGCTCAGTACTGGATCGGCGAAGCCTTTTACGCCAAAAAACAGCTCGGCGAGGCCATCGCCGAATTCGACAAGGTGATCAACCTCTTCTCGAAGGGCGACAAGGTGCCGGCGGCGCGCTTGAAGAAAGGCATGGCATTAATGGATCAGGGCCAGACGGAGGCGGCGCGCGCCGAGTTCCAGGCCATCATTAAATGGCACCCGCGCAGCAACGAGGCGCAACTCGCCCGCCAGCAACTTGGGGAAAAGTGAGGAGTGGAAAGTGATGAGTCGGCAGAGCGAAGCGTCCGGCCCGCCATCTTCCTACTCATCACTCATTACTTTTCACTTCTTTCTTGTCCCATTCATCGGTCAATTTGCAAAAAAAGCCGCAAGCATTTCGACTTTATTATTGACACTTCATTCATTTTGACTTAAAGTGACGGCGTCTTATCGACGCTTCGCAAAGCCCCTATATGCCTACCGCCGCCCCGCTTCGAAAGCAGGCTAGCTTATGCCCTGCCCATCTGGGTTATCCGGTTGCATCCTAATTCTTGGTGATGAATCGAAGTCGGTGCGCGCGCTCGAACGCCTGCTGGCGGCCTCGGGCTATGCGGCCCGCGCCATTGATTCGTTCGATGCTGCCCACCGCGAAGTTAGCCTCAACGACGTCGCCCTGGTGATTCTGGAGCCTTCGGCGCCGCGGCTGATTGGCGCAGCCTTCGGGCCTTCCGCCGACGATTCCGGCGAAAGCTTGAAGAGAGCCGATTGGGCGCACGCGGCCCTTGCCTTCTGCGAGCAGGTGCGCGTCACCAAGACCCCTGCCGAATTGCCTATCCTGATCATCTCTAAGAGCTTGCGCCCGCAGGATAAGATCGCCGCTTTGCACAGCGGCGTCACAGACTACCTGCA is a genomic window containing:
- the ybgF gene encoding tol-pal system protein YbgF, yielding MVSRIAIVILLAAMTVPATAAPSGDQKDRDAQIKLALDELKNEVVVLGRQVRDMQASMDRSGGQMNALINQIVDNVNAIRQAQSRVAEGSVSAINQTNSLGEQLSATNQRIERLSEQMAELKRLVENLPKLPTMTQITPGNPDQLFAAAYGDYSRGNYDLAISEFRQYVETYPTSEMADNAQYWIGEAFYAKKQLGEAIAEFDKVINLFSKGDKVPAARLKKGMALMDQGQTEAARAEFQAIIKWHPRSNEAQLARQQLGEK